The proteins below come from a single Geobacillus thermoleovorans genomic window:
- a CDS encoding DnaJ family domain-containing protein — translation MDGFWRIAEEKIREAMKNGEFDNLPGFGKPLEIEDLSRIPEELRLGYLLLKNAGYVREEAELRKELLTLEDLLRCCEDDEEKRELEKKRTEKQLRLAELMKKRGQTNSKALRDYGRRIEEKFR, via the coding sequence ATGGACGGATTTTGGCGCATCGCCGAGGAGAAAATTCGCGAAGCGATGAAAAACGGCGAGTTCGACAACTTGCCCGGCTTCGGCAAACCGCTTGAGATTGAAGACCTTTCCCGCATTCCAGAGGAGCTGCGGCTCGGGTATTTGTTGCTGAAAAACGCCGGCTATGTGAGGGAAGAAGCGGAGCTGCGCAAAGAGCTTTTGACGCTCGAGGACTTGCTTCGTTGCTGCGAGGATGATGAGGAAAAACGGGAGCTGGAGAAAAAGAGGACGGAAAAACAGCTTCGTTTGGCCGAATTGATGAAAAAGCGGGGGCAGACGAATTCGAAGGCGCTGCGCGACTACGGGCGGCGCATTGAGGAAAAATTTCGCTGA